One Mycoavidus sp. B2-EB genomic region harbors:
- the hemE gene encoding uroporphyrinogen decarboxylase has product MLQSVSNDTFLRALKREPTDYTPVWLMRQAGRYLPEYNLTRARAGSFLGLAKNPDYATEVTLQPLERYPLDAAILFSDILTIPDAMGLGLSFEAGEGPRFAHPLRTEADIARLAVPAVDSALSYVTDAVTQIRRALTHANGVQRIPLIGFSGSPWTLACYMVEGGGSDNFSLVKTMLYQHPAWLHRILEINAQAVAAYLNAQIDAGAQAVMIFDTWGGALAEGKFQKFSLAYTQAVIQQLKREHNGEQIPVIVFTKGGGQWLEEIAAIGAQAVGLDWTTNLARARERVAGQVALQGNLDPTVLFASPATIRAEVRAILESYGNHPGHIFNLGHGILPLTPPEHVAEMVDEVHSYSRSLRLAAGA; this is encoded by the coding sequence ATGTTGCAGTCTGTATCAAACGATACATTCTTACGGGCGCTGAAACGCGAGCCTACCGACTATACGCCGGTTTGGTTAATGCGCCAGGCGGGCCGTTATTTGCCGGAATACAATCTAACTCGTGCTCGCGCGGGTAGTTTTCTTGGGCTGGCGAAAAATCCTGATTACGCCACTGAAGTGACCTTGCAGCCGCTTGAGCGTTATCCCTTGGATGCGGCGATTCTTTTTTCGGACATTTTGACGATACCCGATGCGATGGGGCTTGGCCTAAGTTTTGAAGCTGGCGAAGGACCACGTTTTGCCCATCCACTACGAACTGAAGCAGATATTGCGCGTTTGGCCGTGCCGGCGGTAGATTCGGCTTTATCTTATGTGACTGACGCAGTCACTCAGATCCGGCGCGCTTTAACCCATGCCAATGGCGTGCAACGCATACCATTAATCGGTTTTTCGGGTAGTCCTTGGACGCTTGCTTGTTATATGGTTGAAGGGGGCGGCTCGGATAATTTTAGCCTGGTTAAAACCATGCTTTATCAACATCCGGCTTGGCTGCATCGCATACTTGAGATTAATGCGCAGGCTGTGGCTGCTTATCTTAATGCGCAAATCGATGCTGGCGCGCAAGCAGTGATGATCTTCGATACTTGGGGTGGGGCCTTAGCTGAGGGAAAATTTCAGAAGTTTTCTCTGGCCTATACGCAAGCGGTGATCCAGCAACTGAAGCGTGAACATAATGGCGAACAAATACCGGTGATTGTGTTTACTAAAGGTGGCGGTCAATGGCTAGAAGAGATTGCGGCGATTGGCGCGCAGGCGGTTGGCCTTGATTGGACGACGAACCTCGCGCGTGCCCGTGAGCGTGTTGCCGGTCAAGTGGCCTTGCAAGGCAACCTTGATCCAACGGTGTTGTTTGCATCGCCAGCGACTATTCGTGCCGAGGTGCGCGCAATCTTAGAGAGTTATGGGAATCATCCCGGACATATTTTCAATCTTGGGCACGGCATTTTGCCCTTGACCCCCCCTGAACATGTCGCTGAAATGGTTGATGAAGTTCATTCTTATAGCCGTTCATTGCGACTCGCTGCTGGCGCTTAA
- a CDS encoding primosomal protein N' has protein sequence MSCLIVRVALDQPIPILFDYGCAISPAPQLGQLVYVPFGRRNLVGLVCELAEQSDIPTERLRMIEAVWADAPALSAQWLALAAFAADYYQRSLGEVALASLPSALRNAKRWQRLAIPASPVLLSGESSQELAAGSRPTAEAQALPTGEKTLTSEQTNVLLALNTARGFSPFLLHGVTGSGKTEVYLRMIADLLTRAPLAQVLVLVPEINLTPQFEAAFRARFSAGPAQAIVTLHSGLAEGVRARHWLAAHTGQARIVLGTRLAVLASLPSLALIVVDEEHDVAYKQQEGLRYSARDLAIWRAKQLGIPIVLGSATPSLESWRQAAQGRYTHLTMQRRAHAEAVLPSVRLINMTQTTPAPIAGLSAPLIHAIRERLARQEQSLIFLNRRGYAPVLACDACGWIAGCVRCSAYTVLHKLERVLRCHHCGWQAPIMRACPDCGNLDLAPLGRGTQRVEETLAELLPSARILRIDADSTRRKGSAQALLEDVHAGVADILVGTQMVAKGHDFKRVTLVGVLNTDVALFSHDFRASERLFAQLMQVSGRAGRTGQGEVLLQTRYPQHPLYEALTRHDYAGFAATLLAERQQARLPPFVYQALLRAEARTLEAAQAFLMQGITLFKGLPGAEYVICYDPVPMVVVKVMHVHRAQLLLESASRSALQSTLRAWQPYLRTLKVKGIVRWSVEVDPLDI, from the coding sequence ATGAGTTGCCTAATTGTCCGTGTCGCCTTAGACCAACCTATCCCGATTTTGTTTGATTACGGTTGCGCTATCTCGCCGGCGCCCCAACTGGGTCAGTTGGTGTATGTGCCGTTTGGCAGGCGCAACTTAGTGGGCTTGGTGTGTGAGCTAGCCGAACAGAGTGATATCCCGACGGAACGCTTACGCATGATTGAAGCGGTCTGGGCGGATGCGCCGGCGCTGTCGGCCCAATGGTTGGCGCTTGCGGCCTTTGCGGCGGATTATTACCAACGCTCATTAGGTGAAGTTGCGCTAGCCTCGTTGCCCTCAGCGCTACGTAATGCGAAGCGTTGGCAGCGGCTCGCCATACCGGCCTCTCCGGTCCTGTTGAGTGGTGAGTCGAGTCAAGAGTTGGCTGCTGGCAGCCGCCCCACGGCTGAGGCTCAAGCGTTGCCAACCGGGGAAAAAACTCTAACGTCTGAACAAACAAATGTGTTGCTCGCGCTTAACACCGCCCGCGGTTTTTCTCCTTTTTTATTACATGGGGTAACGGGGAGCGGCAAAACAGAAGTTTATCTGCGCATGATCGCGGATTTGCTAACGCGTGCTCCGCTGGCTCAAGTGCTCGTGTTGGTCCCCGAAATTAACCTAACGCCCCAGTTTGAGGCAGCCTTCCGGGCCCGTTTTTCAGCTGGGCCAGCGCAGGCCATTGTGACTTTGCATAGCGGTCTAGCCGAAGGGGTGCGAGCGCGGCATTGGTTGGCCGCCCATACTGGGCAAGCCCGTATTGTCTTGGGAACACGGTTAGCCGTATTAGCCTCTTTACCGAGTCTGGCATTGATCGTAGTTGATGAAGAACATGATGTTGCCTATAAGCAGCAGGAAGGGCTGCGTTATTCAGCGCGTGACTTGGCGATTTGGCGTGCTAAACAACTCGGCATTCCAATTGTGTTGGGCTCTGCGACACCGTCGCTTGAAAGTTGGCGGCAAGCTGCACAGGGCCGCTATACGCATCTGACAATGCAGCGGCGCGCGCATGCTGAGGCTGTGCTGCCGAGTGTGCGCTTAATTAACATGACCCAAACTACACCCGCGCCGATTGCGGGACTATCTGCTCCCCTGATTCATGCGATACGGGAACGTTTAGCACGGCAAGAGCAGAGTCTGATTTTTTTAAACCGGCGTGGATATGCGCCCGTGCTGGCTTGCGATGCCTGTGGTTGGATCGCGGGTTGCGTACGCTGTAGCGCTTATACGGTTTTGCATAAGCTTGAACGAGTATTGCGTTGCCACCATTGTGGTTGGCAAGCGCCAATTATGCGGGCCTGCCCGGATTGTGGCAATCTTGATTTGGCCCCACTCGGACGAGGTACACAAAGGGTTGAAGAGACGCTTGCCGAGCTTTTGCCCAGCGCTCGGATTTTACGTATTGACGCCGATAGCACGCGCCGCAAAGGAAGTGCGCAAGCGCTATTAGAAGACGTACATGCAGGCGTAGCAGATATTCTAGTGGGTACGCAAATGGTCGCAAAAGGGCATGATTTCAAGCGCGTAACGCTAGTGGGAGTATTGAATACAGATGTTGCGCTGTTTTCACATGATTTTCGAGCCAGCGAACGACTTTTTGCCCAGTTAATGCAAGTCAGCGGGCGGGCGGGCCGTACCGGGCAAGGAGAGGTTTTGCTGCAAACGCGTTATCCACAGCACCCTCTGTATGAGGCGCTGACACGACATGATTATGCAGGTTTCGCCGCCACGCTCCTGGCTGAGCGACAGCAGGCGCGTTTGCCTCCCTTTGTTTATCAGGCGCTCCTCCGTGCTGAAGCGCGCACGTTAGAAGCGGCGCAGGCATTTCTAATGCAGGGCATAACGCTGTTTAAAGGTTTGCCTGGCGCCGAATATGTTATCTGCTATGACCCAGTACCCATGGTTGTGGTTAAAGTTATGCATGTGCATCGGGCCCAATTGCTGCTTGAAAGCGCATCGCGCAGTGCACTGCAAAGCACCCTGCGCGCATGGCAGCCTTATTTGCGTACACTTAAAGTCAAAGGAATCGTGCGCTGGTCGGTTGAAGTTGATCCACTGGATATTTAA
- a CDS encoding Fic family protein: MKQTLQGHYVTISTTGEKAQAFVPAPLPPCPPITWTTELRRKFDRALLALGQLDSVSTLLPDTSLFLYMYVRKEAVLSSMIEGTQSSLSDLLLFELDQMPGVPLDDVREVSHYVAALEHGLRLLKEGQPLSLRLIKEMHGVLLAKGRGCKLTPGEFRRSQNWIGGTRPGNAAFVPPPAEEVLACMGKLELFLHDLPEPMPVLLKAALAHVQFETIHPFLDGNGRLGRLLITLLLCEQKVLREPMLYLSLYFKTHRQYYYELLNNVRVTGEWEAWLDFFTEAITVTATQAVETAQQLLALFAQDREKISRLGRAAPSALQIHQALIERPVITSGWLVEKTGLAPATINKALVHMEKLGIVQALTAQKRNRLFNYARYIEIVDRGIEPSENDPL, translated from the coding sequence ATGAAACAAACGCTCCAAGGCCACTATGTCACGATATCGACAACCGGTGAAAAAGCGCAGGCATTCGTACCCGCACCGCTTCCGCCTTGCCCACCTATCACTTGGACGACTGAATTGCGCAGAAAGTTTGACCGAGCGTTACTCGCGCTCGGTCAGTTGGATAGCGTATCAACGCTGCTACCTGACACCTCGCTTTTTCTCTACATGTATGTTCGTAAAGAGGCAGTGCTCTCGTCCATGATCGAAGGGACGCAATCGTCACTCTCCGATTTGTTGCTGTTCGAGCTAGATCAAATGCCAGGCGTCCCACTAGATGATGTGCGTGAAGTCAGTCACTATGTCGCAGCGCTCGAACACGGTTTGCGTCTGCTCAAAGAGGGGCAGCCATTATCATTGCGGCTGATTAAAGAAATGCATGGCGTTCTGTTAGCAAAAGGTCGCGGTTGTAAGCTAACACCAGGGGAATTTCGACGTAGTCAAAATTGGATTGGGGGCACACGACCAGGCAATGCAGCGTTCGTTCCACCTCCGGCTGAGGAAGTACTAGCTTGTATGGGCAAGCTCGAGCTATTTCTCCATGATCTGCCAGAACCAATGCCAGTATTGCTTAAAGCAGCATTAGCGCATGTGCAATTTGAAACGATCCACCCATTTCTCGATGGTAATGGTCGCTTGGGTCGCCTCTTAATCACATTGCTCTTATGTGAACAAAAGGTGTTACGAGAACCCATGCTCTATCTGAGCCTCTATTTTAAAACTCATCGCCAATATTATTACGAGCTGCTCAACAATGTCCGTGTGACGGGTGAATGGGAAGCCTGGCTCGATTTTTTTACTGAGGCCATTACTGTCACCGCTACCCAAGCCGTAGAAACGGCGCAACAACTTCTCGCGTTGTTCGCTCAAGATCGCGAAAAAATAAGTAGGCTGGGCAGAGCAGCACCTTCTGCTTTACAAATCCACCAAGCACTCATAGAACGCCCCGTCATCACCTCGGGCTGGTTAGTAGAGAAAACGGGCCTGGCGCCAGCCACTATCAATAAGGCATTGGTTCACATGGAAAAACTAGGTATCGTACAAGCACTCACCGCCCAAAAACGAAACCGCCTGTTCAATTATGCAAGGTATATAGAAATAGTGGATCGAGGCATAGAGCCATCGGAAAATGACCCGCTCTAG
- a CDS encoding branched-chain amino acid ABC transporter substrate-binding protein, protein MLAGGAMYASMTVFAQPVEDIKIGCAAPMTGPQAHYGKDFQNGVLLAVEDFNATKPTIGGKSIRIVLNTEDDQADPRTATTVAQKLVDQGIKGMLGHFNSGTTIPASRIYANAGIPQIAMATAPEYTQQGFKTTFRMMTSDTQQGAVIGAFAVKNLGFKRVAIVDDRTAYGQGLADQFEKAAKAAGAKIVGREYSNDKAVDFKGVLTKLKRVNPQAIFYGGADAQAAPIVKQMQTLDMKTVLMAGEMVKSDTFLKLAGKAAEGTVVSLAGRPLNEMPGGKEYAAKYKNRFKENAQTYSPYAYDGAMAMFTAMQKADSTDPVKYLPFLANIDMQSVTMKKLAYDARGDLRQGDITVYKVENEQWKVLSDAK, encoded by the coding sequence ATGTTGGCAGGGGGAGCCATGTACGCGAGCATGACGGTTTTTGCTCAGCCTGTCGAAGACATCAAAATTGGGTGTGCTGCTCCGATGACGGGGCCGCAAGCTCATTACGGCAAAGATTTTCAGAATGGAGTTCTGCTGGCGGTAGAAGATTTCAATGCAACGAAACCGACCATCGGCGGCAAATCGATTCGGATCGTGCTAAATACAGAAGATGATCAAGCTGACCCCCGCACGGCCACTACCGTTGCGCAAAAACTTGTCGATCAAGGCATTAAAGGAATGTTGGGCCATTTCAATTCAGGCACGACGATTCCCGCATCTCGGATTTATGCCAATGCAGGCATTCCACAAATTGCTATGGCCACGGCCCCTGAATATACGCAACAAGGCTTTAAAACGACGTTTCGCATGATGACTTCGGATACTCAGCAAGGGGCGGTGATTGGGGCTTTCGCAGTTAAGAATCTGGGCTTTAAACGGGTGGCCATCGTTGATGATCGCACGGCCTATGGTCAAGGCTTAGCCGATCAATTTGAGAAAGCGGCTAAAGCGGCTGGTGCAAAAATCGTTGGCCGTGAATACAGCAACGATAAGGCCGTTGATTTTAAAGGGGTTCTAACCAAACTCAAACGCGTCAATCCACAGGCCATTTTCTATGGTGGGGCTGATGCACAAGCTGCGCCAATCGTTAAACAAATGCAAACGCTTGATATGAAAACTGTATTGATGGCGGGTGAAATGGTGAAATCAGACACATTTCTAAAGCTTGCTGGCAAAGCAGCCGAAGGCACGGTGGTTTCATTGGCAGGACGGCCACTGAATGAAATGCCGGGTGGCAAAGAGTATGCCGCTAAATATAAAAATCGCTTTAAAGAAAATGCGCAAACCTATTCGCCTTATGCTTATGATGGCGCGATGGCAATGTTTACCGCAATGCAAAAAGCCGACTCAACGGATCCAGTTAAATACCTGCCTTTTTTGGCTAACATTGATATGCAGTCAGTCACGATGAAAAAGCTTGCTTATGACGCGCGAGGGGATTTGAGACAAGGTGATATTACGGTTTATAAAGTCGAAAATGAACAATGGAAAGTGTTATCTGACGCTAAATAA
- the fumC gene encoding class II fumarate hydratase: MKEKTRIERDTFGDIAVPAAHLWGAQTQRSRHNFKISNEKQAPELIRALAQVKRAAATVNHALEILPADKTNVIVQAADEIIAGLHPDEFPLVVWQTGSGTQTNMNLNEVIANRASELLGGERGEARKIHPNDEVNRGQSSNDVFPTAMHIAAADGIKNTLLPALKTLRDTLAAKARAFTDIVKIGRTHLQDATPLTLGQEFSGYVAQLEQGMRHLEAALPHLYELALGGTAVGTGLNAHPAFADKVAAEISALTGLPFVSAPNKFEVMAAADALVHAHGALKTVAAGLMKIANDIRWLASGPRCGLGELLIPENEPGSSIMPGKVNPTQSEAVTMLCCQVFGNDVAVNFGGASGNFELNVFRPMIAHNVLQSIRLLADGARSFNDHCALGIEPNRARIEALLNESLMLVTALNPHIGYDKAAQIAKKAHREGTTLKSAALALGYVSDAEFDAWVQPRKMVGDKH, from the coding sequence ATGAAAGAAAAAACTCGCATTGAACGTGATACCTTTGGTGATATTGCTGTGCCTGCCGCCCACTTATGGGGCGCACAGACGCAGCGCTCACGGCACAATTTCAAAATCTCAAATGAAAAGCAGGCGCCTGAATTGATCCGCGCGCTGGCCCAGGTTAAACGCGCGGCCGCTACCGTAAATCATGCGCTTGAGATACTCCCTGCTGATAAAACCAATGTGATTGTTCAGGCTGCTGACGAAATCATCGCGGGCCTGCACCCCGATGAATTTCCGTTAGTGGTTTGGCAAACGGGTTCAGGCACTCAGACGAATATGAATCTGAATGAAGTGATTGCGAACCGCGCGAGTGAGTTACTGGGCGGTGAGCGCGGAGAGGCGCGTAAAATCCACCCGAACGATGAGGTTAATCGAGGGCAATCCTCTAATGATGTTTTCCCAACCGCGATGCACATTGCCGCGGCTGATGGCATAAAGAATACATTATTACCTGCGTTAAAAACCCTGCGCGATACGTTGGCGGCAAAAGCGCGGGCTTTTACGGACATCGTTAAAATTGGGCGAACCCATTTACAAGATGCGACGCCTCTTACGCTAGGCCAAGAGTTTTCCGGTTATGTGGCGCAACTTGAGCAAGGAATGCGCCATCTAGAAGCGGCTTTGCCGCATTTATATGAACTGGCTTTGGGCGGTACTGCGGTTGGTACGGGGCTTAATGCGCATCCGGCTTTTGCCGATAAAGTCGCAGCCGAAATTAGCGCCCTCACAGGACTTCCCTTTGTCAGCGCGCCGAATAAATTTGAAGTGATGGCGGCGGCCGATGCCCTGGTGCATGCGCATGGTGCTCTTAAAACCGTGGCGGCTGGCTTAATGAAAATCGCAAATGATATTCGTTGGCTAGCAAGTGGACCACGTTGTGGCTTAGGCGAATTATTGATCCCAGAAAATGAGCCGGGCAGTTCAATCATGCCAGGCAAAGTTAACCCGACCCAGTCTGAAGCCGTTACGATGTTGTGCTGTCAAGTATTTGGCAACGACGTAGCCGTCAATTTCGGTGGCGCAAGCGGTAATTTTGAATTGAATGTTTTTCGCCCCATGATTGCGCACAATGTGTTGCAATCGATTCGGTTGCTTGCCGATGGTGCGCGCAGCTTTAACGATCATTGCGCGCTTGGCATTGAGCCAAACCGCGCGCGGATTGAAGCGTTGTTAAACGAATCTCTGATGCTGGTGACGGCGTTAAATCCGCATATTGGCTATGACAAAGCGGCACAAATCGCAAAAAAAGCCCACCGCGAAGGAACCACTTTAAAAAGCGCCGCGCTGGCTCTAGGTTATGTGAGCGACGCGGAGTTTGATGCCTGGGTGCAGCCACGAAAAATGGTGGGCGATAAGCATTAA
- a CDS encoding F0F1 ATP synthase subunit epsilon: MATIKVDVVSAEEQIFSGQAQFVALPGEEGELGILPGHVPLLTRIRPGAVRIELEGGVEEFIFVAGGILEVQPGGVTVLADTAIRGQDLDQAKAEQARRAAEEALQNTGSNVEYATAQAELAYASAQLAAIQRLRRNRS; the protein is encoded by the coding sequence ATGGCAACCATCAAAGTAGACGTCGTCAGCGCTGAGGAGCAAATTTTCTCGGGGCAGGCGCAATTCGTTGCGCTTCCGGGTGAGGAAGGTGAGTTAGGTATTTTGCCTGGCCATGTACCATTACTGACACGGATCCGCCCGGGTGCAGTGCGGATTGAGCTGGAGGGTGGCGTTGAAGAGTTTATCTTTGTCGCTGGCGGCATACTTGAAGTTCAACCGGGTGGGGTAACTGTTTTAGCGGATACCGCCATTCGCGGCCAAGACCTTGATCAGGCAAAAGCTGAGCAAGCGCGCCGCGCAGCTGAAGAGGCTCTACAAAATACGGGTTCGAACGTTGAATATGCGACGGCACAAGCGGAGCTGGCTTATGCGTCAGCCCAGTTGGCGGCGATTCAGCGCTTACGTCGGAATCGAAGTTAA
- a CDS encoding Fic family protein, which yields MHKSDIDTAEVLFTGGKSEAQARKLVRAAASGEVRRIYAGVFTANCNSPLEAVVLRNWAAIVGYLLPNAVLAFRSALEHRPVEGVLHVSRIGQRRRTLELPGLTVHVYPGASPISALPPVDNPYRGLFLPSEERGILENLSTRRGSKHLVLSQQALEERLEKILTIRGEFKLNELRDRAKAVADQLGMYKEMSRLESIIGAMLGTHKQKKLKSQLALARAAGMPYDPDRIDLFEALHAQLNTAVFAPIPDPAPLGIAMENFAFFEAYFSNYIEGTTFEVEEAEKIVFEGTIILNRSEDSHDILGTFHAATSPPWRNQSPQTEDDFLSWLKNVNALVMQARPDKEPGRWKAQANQAGNTLFVLPELVRGTLREGFVRIKALTDPVARALMTMFVITEVHPFRDGNGRTARLAMNCMLCEAKLCRIMIPTVYREDYLLPLKRLTNEKDAQPFIRTMTRIHNWTAQFNYAQDRQLVREQLARCNAFHENLRDYRLIFPSDMP from the coding sequence ATGCACAAATCGGACATCGATACTGCGGAAGTGCTGTTCACGGGTGGCAAGTCCGAAGCGCAAGCACGAAAGCTGGTTCGTGCTGCCGCTTCTGGTGAAGTGCGACGCATCTATGCTGGCGTTTTTACGGCCAATTGCAATAGTCCCCTTGAGGCAGTGGTTTTACGCAACTGGGCAGCCATTGTTGGGTATTTGCTGCCTAACGCGGTACTTGCTTTCAGGTCTGCTCTGGAACACCGTCCGGTGGAGGGCGTATTGCACGTTAGCCGCATTGGTCAACGCCGACGAACACTTGAATTGCCAGGATTAACCGTTCATGTCTATCCAGGCGCGTCTCCTATCTCGGCGCTGCCTCCAGTCGATAATCCGTACCGTGGCCTATTTTTGCCGAGCGAGGAAAGGGGGATACTGGAAAATTTATCGACTCGCCGTGGCAGCAAACACTTAGTCTTATCGCAACAGGCGCTCGAAGAAAGACTTGAAAAGATTCTGACCATTCGCGGTGAGTTCAAACTCAACGAGTTGCGAGATAGAGCGAAGGCCGTGGCCGACCAGCTTGGAATGTATAAAGAGATGTCTCGTTTAGAGAGCATCATCGGCGCTATGCTTGGCACCCATAAGCAGAAAAAACTTAAGAGCCAGCTGGCTTTGGCGCGAGCGGCCGGTATGCCATACGACCCAGACCGTATCGATCTCTTTGAGGCGTTACATGCACAGCTGAACACGGCAGTGTTCGCGCCCATCCCGGATCCTGCGCCGTTGGGCATCGCAATGGAGAACTTTGCTTTTTTCGAAGCTTATTTTTCGAACTACATTGAAGGAACCACGTTCGAGGTTGAGGAGGCGGAGAAGATTGTCTTCGAAGGTACCATTATTTTGAACCGCTCGGAGGACTCGCACGACATCTTGGGCACTTTCCACGCCGCGACATCACCGCCGTGGCGGAATCAATCACCGCAGACGGAAGATGATTTTCTCAGCTGGCTCAAGAACGTGAATGCGCTTGTCATGCAAGCTCGGCCAGACAAGGAACCGGGCCGGTGGAAGGCGCAAGCCAACCAAGCGGGTAATACGCTTTTCGTGTTGCCCGAACTGGTACGGGGCACGTTGCGAGAGGGATTTGTACGGATTAAGGCGCTCACCGACCCAGTAGCCCGTGCACTGATGACGATGTTCGTCATAACCGAGGTACATCCCTTTAGAGATGGTAACGGCCGCACAGCTCGACTGGCAATGAACTGCATGCTCTGCGAAGCCAAGCTGTGTCGCATCATGATACCGACAGTGTATCGGGAAGATTACCTGTTACCGTTAAAACGGTTGACGAACGAAAAAGATGCGCAGCCATTCATCCGGACGATGACACGCATCCATAACTGGACTGCGCAATTTAATTATGCGCAGGACCGCCAGTTAGTCCGCGAACAGCTTGCACGCTGTAACGCGTTCCATGAGAATTTAAGGGACTATAGACTGATTTTTCCAAGTGACATGCCGTAG